One window of the bacterium genome contains the following:
- a CDS encoding prepilin-type N-terminal cleavage/methylation domain-containing protein, which produces MIRRRGDLRMNRREAGFTMLELLLVMGIAAVVISMGVTSWRQTQQNNKTKFMARQIAGAFELARTHAIQEESVYGVYVNIGAPRNRDLCGTVLPANQPIIVFLDNVTQNCCIDAGETQVNFPEDTAVATSLAWGATWAAAPVPTDQGSTPANMAAGTTYPFIGAGTAPLVLMRPDGVPVLPDNVCNQGNVGTGTGGFYLTTNTTTAAQARDFSVVISPLGATRIHSFERGSATWTN; this is translated from the coding sequence GTGATTCGACGACGAGGTGATCTTCGTATGAATCGGCGCGAGGCCGGTTTCACCATGCTCGAGCTGCTCCTCGTCATGGGCATCGCGGCCGTCGTCATTTCGATGGGCGTGACGAGTTGGCGCCAGACCCAGCAGAACAACAAGACGAAGTTCATGGCGCGACAGATCGCTGGGGCCTTCGAATTGGCGCGTACCCATGCCATCCAGGAAGAATCCGTGTACGGCGTGTACGTGAACATTGGCGCGCCGCGGAACCGCGATCTCTGCGGGACGGTGCTTCCGGCGAACCAGCCGATCATCGTCTTTCTCGACAACGTCACCCAGAACTGCTGCATCGACGCTGGCGAGACCCAGGTCAATTTCCCGGAAGACACGGCGGTCGCAACCAGCCTGGCATGGGGTGCAACCTGGGCCGCCGCTCCCGTACCGACCGATCAGGGCTCGACGCCTGCCAATATGGCGGCCGGAACGACGTACCCCTTCATCGGGGCCGGCACCGCACCGCTCGTGCTGATGCGGCCCGACGGTGTGCCTGTGCTTCCCGACAACGTCTGCAACCAGGGGAACGTCGGAACCGGAACCGGCGGCTTCTACCTGACGACGAATACCACCACCGCAGCTCAGGCGCGTGATTTCTCTGTCGTGATCTCACCGCTCGGTGCCACGCGAATCCACAGCTTCGAGCGGGGGAGTGCCACATGGACGAACTGA
- a CDS encoding HAMP domain-containing protein, whose product MMATARPTTASSLGLRSEVLLSLGLVMLLATIVLVAVFVTHHEGSLERVLGRSLLAEAARPAAPFDAVVAGTEWWSLGADGRARTRGPVAGEIDETTLALAEQVRSEGVPLLQLGRLGGRIRFAAPLDNGGVAMARLPEHASFQLRSAPLTVVATLGFVNVAIFTAFGSWLLRRRLIRPLEDVARAAVAIGQGEEEVRAPEEGPQEVAAVGRSLNEMTEALQERSGELEKAITDLRGANRELRRTREGLDRAERLASVGRLAAGVAHEVGNPIGAMLAFIDLAARDAALGEGSREHLRRAGSEGERVRIILRQLLDFSRPQRSTPRPMEFAEIARETLVLVSAGRRHHHIAFSQSQEGELPLVSADASTVTQILLNLLLNAAHAVGDREGARVELLLRPAPLVARGEEGIEGAFGRARLDAVECLVCDDGCGIPEKDRERIFDPFYTTKPPGEGTGLGLANSARLAEELGGVVECVTPPEGFATAMALRLPVVEREEGREVREPPRV is encoded by the coding sequence GTGATGGCGACGGCCCGGCCGACGACGGCTTCTTCGCTGGGCTTGCGCAGCGAGGTCCTGCTGAGCCTGGGGCTGGTGATGCTCCTGGCGACGATCGTGCTGGTGGCGGTGTTCGTGACCCACCACGAAGGCAGTCTGGAGCGCGTGCTCGGACGCTCGTTGCTTGCGGAGGCTGCACGGCCGGCCGCGCCCTTCGACGCTGTGGTTGCCGGGACCGAATGGTGGTCGCTCGGAGCAGACGGACGTGCGCGAACCCGTGGCCCGGTCGCCGGAGAGATCGACGAGACGACCCTGGCATTGGCGGAGCAGGTTCGTTCGGAAGGTGTACCGCTTCTTCAACTCGGAAGGCTTGGTGGCCGGATCCGATTCGCCGCGCCGCTCGACAACGGTGGGGTTGCGATGGCCCGGCTCCCGGAACATGCCTCGTTTCAGCTGCGCTCCGCACCGCTCACGGTGGTTGCGACGTTGGGGTTCGTCAACGTCGCGATCTTCACGGCTTTCGGAAGCTGGCTGCTCCGGCGTCGACTGATTCGTCCCCTCGAGGACGTGGCCCGGGCCGCGGTCGCAATCGGGCAGGGCGAGGAGGAGGTGAGGGCGCCTGAAGAAGGCCCCCAGGAGGTCGCCGCCGTCGGTCGCTCACTGAACGAGATGACCGAGGCCTTACAAGAGCGCAGCGGCGAGTTGGAGAAGGCAATCACCGATCTTCGCGGTGCCAATCGCGAGCTTCGGCGAACGCGGGAGGGCCTGGATCGGGCCGAGCGGCTGGCATCGGTCGGGCGTCTGGCGGCAGGTGTGGCGCACGAGGTTGGCAATCCGATCGGCGCCATGCTTGCATTCATCGATCTCGCGGCACGAGATGCCGCCCTCGGTGAGGGGAGTCGGGAGCACCTCCGCCGGGCTGGGAGCGAGGGGGAACGGGTTCGAATCATCCTCCGTCAGCTCCTCGATTTTTCGAGGCCTCAGCGTTCGACACCACGGCCTATGGAATTCGCCGAGATCGCGCGAGAGACCCTCGTGCTGGTCTCCGCCGGGAGACGCCACCACCACATCGCATTTTCGCAAAGCCAGGAGGGCGAGCTGCCGCTCGTTTCGGCGGACGCTTCGACGGTGACCCAGATTCTTCTCAACCTGCTCCTGAACGCTGCGCACGCAGTTGGAGATCGCGAGGGTGCACGTGTCGAACTGCTCCTGCGGCCGGCGCCCCTCGTGGCTCGCGGGGAGGAGGGCATCGAGGGGGCCTTCGGTCGAGCGCGTCTGGATGCGGTCGAGTGCCTGGTTTGCGACGACGGCTGTGGAATTCCCGAGAAGGACCGGGAGCGCATCTTCGACCCGTTCTACACGACCAAGCCCCCGGGCGAAGGCACCGGGCTGGGATTGGCCAACAGCGCCCGGCTGGCCGAGGAACTCGGAGGCGTCGTGGAGTGTGTGACGCCGCCGGAGGGTTTCGCCACCGCGATGGCGCTTCGGTTGCCGGTGGTTGAACGGGAAGAGGGGCGAGAAGTTCGGGAGCCGCCGCGGGTGTGA
- a CDS encoding sigma-54-dependent Fis family transcriptional regulator, whose amino-acid sequence MSDHPARILVVDDERSMREFLEIFFAREGYDAVTAGDVDTALLALDADDFDVVISDVQMPGKGGLDLLREIKDSAPDTVVIMITAFATTETAIEAMKGGAYDYVTKPFKVDELRLVVEKALEKKLLSSENRRLRSELESRTRPRTMVGTSYAIQQVYQLVAQVAPTKTNVLISGESGTGKELVARAIHDQSDRGEHPFVAVNCGAIPENLLESELFGHVKGAFTGAVENRAGLFESAEKGTIFLDEIGEIPLPLQVKLLRVIQDRKVRRVGDSTDEPVDVRIVAATNRDLQEEVVAGRFREDLFYRLNVIQVHLPPLRERMEDVPLLVQHFVAKFALELDRPVDRIGDDAMALIQNYAFPGNVRELENTIERAVALSQGGTVHSDVLPPAILTPRSAPEASSRLPEEGGDLDGMLAQVERELLREALGRTGGVKKKAAMLLGVSFRSFRYRLEKLGLDDSP is encoded by the coding sequence ATGAGCGATCACCCCGCCCGAATCCTCGTCGTCGATGACGAGCGCAGCATGCGCGAGTTCCTCGAGATCTTCTTTGCACGCGAGGGATACGACGCGGTAACGGCCGGAGACGTCGATACGGCTCTCCTGGCCCTCGACGCGGACGACTTCGACGTCGTGATCAGTGACGTGCAGATGCCGGGCAAGGGCGGCCTCGATCTCCTTCGAGAGATCAAGGATTCCGCGCCCGACACCGTCGTCATCATGATCACTGCATTTGCCACCACCGAAACCGCCATCGAAGCCATGAAGGGAGGCGCCTACGACTACGTGACCAAGCCCTTCAAGGTCGATGAACTGCGCCTGGTCGTGGAAAAGGCTCTCGAGAAGAAGCTTCTTTCGAGCGAGAACCGGCGGCTCCGCTCGGAGCTCGAAAGCCGCACACGCCCGCGCACGATGGTCGGGACGAGCTATGCCATCCAGCAGGTCTATCAGCTCGTCGCCCAGGTAGCGCCCACCAAGACGAATGTCCTGATCAGCGGCGAGAGTGGCACGGGCAAGGAACTCGTCGCCCGGGCGATCCACGACCAGAGTGACCGGGGCGAACACCCGTTCGTCGCGGTGAATTGCGGTGCGATTCCCGAAAACCTGTTGGAATCCGAGCTTTTCGGCCATGTCAAAGGTGCGTTCACGGGTGCCGTCGAGAACCGCGCGGGTCTCTTCGAAAGCGCGGAGAAGGGAACCATCTTCCTCGATGAAATCGGGGAAATCCCGCTGCCCCTTCAAGTGAAGCTATTGCGTGTGATTCAGGACAGGAAGGTCCGACGCGTCGGCGATAGCACGGACGAGCCGGTCGATGTCCGGATCGTGGCCGCCACCAATCGGGATCTGCAAGAGGAGGTGGTCGCCGGTCGTTTCCGTGAGGACCTCTTCTATCGATTGAACGTCATTCAAGTCCATTTGCCGCCTCTTCGGGAACGCATGGAAGATGTGCCGCTGCTGGTTCAACACTTCGTGGCGAAATTCGCCCTCGAACTCGATCGGCCCGTGGATCGCATCGGCGACGATGCCATGGCGCTCATCCAGAACTACGCATTCCCCGGGAACGTGCGGGAACTCGAGAACACGATCGAGAGGGCCGTGGCCTTGAGCCAGGGGGGCACGGTCCATTCGGATGTCCTTCCGCCTGCGATCCTCACTCCCCGCTCCGCCCCGGAGGCCAGCAGTCGGCTTCCGGAAGAGGGTGGGGATCTGGACGGCATGCTGGCCCAGGTCGAACGGGAACTTCTTCGTGAAGCGTTGGGCCGGACGGGTGGTGTCAAGAAGAAGGCGGCGATGTTGCTCGGCGTCTCCTTCCGTTCCTTCCGATACCGCCTGGAGAAGCTGGGCCTCGACGATTCACCGTAG
- a CDS encoding PAS domain S-box protein: MERRGADALHARVLRVMAARLGVCVGALALALTLVGAGRLTTEVAELGLYGTLGVAFFATALYAALLPFVRNLRRFAAVQLVADLGLVTALVIFTGGAESIFSFLFLPVVVFGALLFDRRGGYGTAGGASIGFGAATLVGIGFPMGGLAATPADFAFTLWGAHTGAMLLVALFGSGLAQELRIADERLEASACDLAELRSLHERIVESLTSGVLTTDAEGRVTSFNPESGRITATSAEQALGARLEDVLPGIAEVLRESDSSGRRRARFRFERSDGEERFLGVAISSLKNEDAPDSGCVVIFQDVTEVVRLEGELERNARLAGIGQLSASIAHEIRNPLAAISGSVEMLRSTLPPEEDGADQSRLMGIVLREIERLNQLITDFLQYARPAPAKMEPLDLGRLAGEVAEAFETALDRDVLLEVEVASPAMVDGDALQLKQLLWNLLGNAQHAVEGPGRIRLCVGKIEADAGGEPQEGVAGRRNTSEEASGVVELVVSDTGVGIPHDVLERVFDPFFTTRSEGTGLGLAVVHRIVQNHAGTVQIESRKGAGTQFQVRLPLQALDS; the protein is encoded by the coding sequence ATGGAACGACGGGGGGCGGACGCCCTCCACGCGCGCGTCCTGCGCGTGATGGCCGCACGGCTCGGTGTCTGTGTGGGGGCCTTGGCACTTGCCCTCACGCTTGTCGGGGCAGGCCGTCTGACGACAGAGGTCGCCGAACTCGGCCTGTATGGGACCCTTGGCGTCGCGTTCTTCGCGACGGCGTTGTACGCGGCGCTTCTACCGTTCGTGCGGAACCTCCGGCGCTTCGCGGCCGTCCAGTTGGTGGCGGATCTCGGCCTGGTGACGGCCCTTGTGATCTTCACGGGCGGTGCCGAATCGATCTTCAGCTTCCTCTTTCTGCCGGTGGTGGTATTCGGAGCACTGCTCTTCGACCGGCGGGGTGGTTACGGCACCGCAGGTGGCGCCTCCATCGGTTTCGGTGCGGCCACCCTGGTAGGCATCGGCTTCCCCATGGGTGGGTTGGCCGCCACGCCGGCGGATTTCGCGTTCACGCTATGGGGCGCGCACACCGGGGCCATGTTGTTGGTTGCGCTTTTCGGCAGTGGCCTCGCCCAGGAACTGCGGATCGCCGACGAACGCCTTGAGGCAAGTGCCTGTGATCTCGCGGAGCTTCGCTCGCTGCATGAGCGGATCGTGGAGAGCTTGACGAGTGGTGTCTTGACGACCGATGCCGAGGGTCGGGTGACGTCATTCAATCCGGAATCAGGACGGATCACGGCGACATCGGCGGAGCAGGCGTTGGGTGCCCGGCTCGAAGACGTGTTGCCGGGAATCGCAGAGGTGTTGCGCGAGTCCGACTCGTCAGGCCGCCGCCGCGCGCGGTTCCGATTCGAGAGGTCGGACGGCGAGGAGCGTTTCCTGGGGGTGGCCATCTCCAGCCTGAAGAACGAGGATGCTCCGGATTCGGGCTGCGTGGTGATCTTCCAGGACGTGACCGAAGTGGTCCGGCTGGAGGGCGAGCTCGAACGGAATGCCAGGTTGGCGGGAATCGGCCAGCTCTCGGCGTCGATCGCCCATGAGATCCGCAACCCTCTGGCGGCCATCTCCGGCTCGGTGGAGATGTTGCGGTCGACACTTCCGCCGGAAGAGGATGGCGCCGACCAGAGCCGACTCATGGGAATCGTCCTACGCGAGATCGAGCGTTTGAACCAGTTGATCACGGACTTTCTCCAGTACGCGCGGCCGGCTCCTGCAAAGATGGAGCCTCTTGATCTCGGACGGCTCGCAGGAGAAGTCGCGGAAGCCTTCGAGACGGCGCTGGACCGAGATGTCCTGCTCGAGGTGGAGGTGGCTTCCCCGGCGATGGTGGACGGGGATGCGTTGCAGCTGAAGCAATTGCTCTGGAATCTGCTCGGAAACGCCCAGCATGCGGTAGAGGGTCCGGGCCGAATTCGGCTGTGTGTGGGAAAGATCGAAGCGGATGCTGGGGGCGAGCCTCAAGAGGGCGTCGCCGGGCGCCGAAACACCTCGGAGGAGGCGTCTGGCGTCGTGGAATTGGTGGTCTCGGATACGGGTGTGGGGATCCCCCACGACGTTCTGGAGCGGGTCTTCGATCCGTTCTTCACGACGCGAAGCGAAGGCACGGGCCTTGGCCTCGCGGTGGTTCACCGGATCGTCCAGAACCACGCGGGCACCGTACAGATCGAGAGCCGCAAAGGAGCGGGCACGCAGTTTCAAGTGCGTCTCCCGCTGCAGGCCCTGGACTCATGA
- a CDS encoding type II secretion system F family protein has protein sequence MPVYVWEGQTRQGGTKKGSIEAANEAAVMTQLRSQMIMPVSVKAKPKDILENINLLKPKVTIRDQVIFTRQFATMIDAGLPLVQCLDILSAQNPNKTMKAILREIKVDVEQGSTFADALEKQPKTFDKLYVNLVRAGEIGGILDTILNRLAVYLEKADSLRRKVKGAMVYPTTVLVVSIAVIALLLVKVIPVFQKMFEDFGGALPGPTQMVITISEFLQEWLVIMVAATVGVLWLFMQARKRFPKFRFRTDAIFLRTPVFGPLLRKVAVARFTRTLGTMVSSGVPILDALEICAKTAGNLVIETAIMKTRSAISEGRTMAEPLEEAGVFPGMVVQMIAVGESTGAMDTMLAKIADFYDEEVDNAVDALTALLEPLMMVFLGGTIGGMLIAMYLPIFKIAENIG, from the coding sequence ATGCCTGTTTACGTATGGGAAGGTCAAACCCGTCAGGGGGGTACCAAGAAGGGCTCGATCGAGGCCGCTAACGAAGCGGCGGTGATGACACAGCTGCGCTCGCAGATGATCATGCCCGTGTCCGTAAAGGCAAAGCCCAAGGACATTCTCGAGAACATCAACCTCTTGAAGCCGAAGGTGACGATTCGGGACCAGGTGATCTTCACGCGACAGTTCGCGACGATGATCGATGCCGGTCTTCCGCTCGTCCAATGCCTCGACATCTTGTCCGCCCAGAATCCGAACAAGACGATGAAGGCGATCCTGCGCGAGATCAAGGTCGACGTGGAGCAGGGCTCGACGTTCGCCGACGCTCTCGAGAAGCAGCCGAAGACCTTCGACAAGCTCTACGTGAACCTGGTTCGCGCAGGCGAGATCGGCGGTATCCTCGACACGATCCTCAACCGCCTGGCCGTCTACCTGGAGAAGGCCGACTCGCTACGCCGCAAGGTGAAGGGCGCGATGGTCTACCCGACCACCGTGCTGGTGGTATCGATTGCGGTCATTGCGCTGCTGCTGGTCAAGGTCATCCCGGTCTTCCAGAAGATGTTCGAGGATTTCGGCGGCGCGCTTCCCGGACCCACCCAGATGGTCATTACGATCAGTGAGTTCCTGCAGGAATGGCTGGTGATCATGGTGGCCGCAACCGTGGGTGTCCTATGGCTCTTCATGCAGGCGCGAAAGCGCTTTCCGAAGTTCCGCTTCCGGACGGACGCCATCTTCCTTCGGACGCCGGTGTTCGGGCCTCTCCTTCGAAAGGTGGCAGTGGCCCGTTTCACGAGAACGCTCGGCACCATGGTCTCCAGTGGTGTTCCCATCCTCGATGCTCTCGAGATCTGCGCCAAGACCGCCGGAAACCTGGTGATCGAAACCGCGATCATGAAGACGCGCTCGGCGATCTCGGAAGGCCGGACGATGGCTGAGCCTCTCGAAGAAGCGGGCGTCTTCCCCGGCATGGTCGTCCAGATGATTGCCGTCGGTGAATCGACCGGTGCGATGGATACGATGCTTGCAAAGATCGCCGACTTCTACGACGAAGAGGTCGACAACGCCGTCGATGCATTGACCGCCCTCCTGGAACCGCTGATGATGGTGTTCCTCGGTGGAACGATTGGCGGCATGTTGATCGCGATGTACCTCCCGATCTTCAAGATCGCCGAGAACATTGGCTAA
- a CDS encoding type IV pilus twitching motility protein PilT, translating into MANLHQLLKAMIEKGGSDLHVTTSSPPQLRIDGKLHPLKMPPLSPPETKQLCYSILTDSQKHRFEENNELDLSFGVRGLSRFRANVFMQRGAVAGAFRAIPYKIKSFEELGLPKVISELAQKPRGLILVTGPTGSGKSTTLATILDKINTERNEHIVTVEDPIEYLHPHKGCLVNQREVGADTDSFTKALKYILRQDPDVVLIGEMRDLETIEAALTVAETGHLAFATLHTNSCVQSINRIVDVFPPYQQSQVRAQLSFVLEGVVSQTLIPRANGPGRALAMEIMVPNSAIRNLMREDKLHQIYSQMQIGQDKFGMQTMNQSLASLHQKRMISLDDAMGRSGDTDELRQIMSNGGGSVARRAGAA; encoded by the coding sequence ATGGCGAACCTGCATCAATTGCTGAAGGCGATGATCGAGAAGGGGGGGAGCGACCTCCATGTCACGACCAGCTCGCCGCCTCAGCTTCGAATCGATGGGAAGCTGCATCCGTTGAAGATGCCGCCCCTCTCACCTCCGGAGACGAAACAGCTCTGCTACTCGATTCTGACGGACTCCCAGAAGCATCGCTTCGAGGAGAACAACGAGCTCGACCTCTCGTTCGGCGTTCGGGGGCTCTCGCGGTTCCGCGCCAACGTCTTCATGCAGCGCGGTGCGGTGGCTGGTGCGTTTCGCGCCATCCCCTACAAGATCAAGTCGTTCGAGGAGCTGGGGCTCCCGAAGGTCATCTCCGAGCTGGCGCAAAAGCCCCGTGGATTGATCCTGGTGACCGGGCCGACCGGATCGGGAAAGTCCACGACGCTGGCGACGATCCTCGACAAGATCAATACCGAGCGGAACGAGCATATCGTGACGGTCGAGGATCCGATCGAGTACCTGCATCCCCATAAGGGCTGCCTCGTCAATCAGCGAGAAGTCGGTGCCGATACCGATTCATTCACCAAGGCCTTGAAGTACATCTTGCGCCAGGACCCGGACGTGGTGCTGATCGGTGAGATGCGAGACCTCGAAACCATCGAGGCCGCTTTGACCGTCGCGGAGACGGGCCACCTGGCCTTCGCAACGCTGCATACGAACTCGTGCGTCCAGTCGATCAACCGGATCGTCGACGTATTTCCGCCCTACCAGCAATCCCAGGTTCGGGCCCAGCTTTCGTTCGTGCTCGAGGGCGTCGTCAGCCAGACCCTGATTCCGCGCGCGAACGGGCCGGGCCGGGCGCTGGCCATGGAGATCATGGTTCCGAACTCAGCCATCCGAAATCTGATGCGCGAGGACAAGCTCCACCAGATCTACTCGCAGATGCAGATCGGGCAGGACAAGTTCGGCATGCAGACGATGAATCAATCGCTCGCTTCGCTGCATCAGAAGCGAATGATCAGTCTCGATGATGCAATGGGGCGCAGCGGCGATACCGACGAGCTGCGTCAGATCATGTCCAACGGTGGTGGGTCGGTCGCACGACGCGCCGGCGCTGCTTAG
- the pilB gene encoding type IV-A pilus assembly ATPase PilB, with protein sequence MNERIGELLVKESLLTTEQLKKARAEARDHGGRLGAQITKLGFLQENELSGFVASQYGVPDIDLEEFDVDPAVIQLIPEEVALKHNVLPVNRAGSTLILATADPSNIFAIDDIKFLTGYNVEVVVASEEQIKRAIDRHYDKTASIDDIMGDFDDSDVEVLSEDDDVDVLELAKESEDAPVVKLVNLILTDAIKKGASDIHIEPYEKAFRVRYRIDGVLYESMTPPMKLRNAITSRLKIMAELDIAERRLPQDGRIKLKLGRGKEMDYRVSVLPTLFGEKTVLRLLDKSNLQLDMTKLGFETEQLDVFKEAIHQPFGMVLVTGPTGSGKTTTLYSALSELNQSSENISTAEDPVEFNLSGINQVQMHEDIGLNFAASLRSFLRQDPDIIMVGEIRDFETAEIAVKAALTGHMVLSTLHTNDAPSTVNRLLNMGIEPFLVASSVNAIVAQRLARRICVECSEPDPDVNAEALMEAGMEEDEANSTTANKGRGCHVCSDTGFKGRIALYEVMRIGEELKEFILNGASTTELKREAIRLEMLTLRRSALNMVKEGTTTLPEVYRVSAADF encoded by the coding sequence TTGAACGAGCGGATCGGCGAGCTCCTGGTCAAGGAGAGCCTGCTTACCACCGAGCAGCTGAAAAAGGCGCGCGCAGAGGCGCGGGACCATGGTGGCCGCCTCGGAGCCCAGATCACCAAGCTCGGCTTCCTGCAGGAGAACGAACTCTCCGGCTTCGTGGCGTCGCAATATGGTGTGCCGGACATCGACCTCGAGGAGTTCGATGTCGACCCGGCCGTGATCCAGTTGATCCCAGAAGAAGTCGCCCTCAAGCACAACGTGCTGCCGGTGAACCGCGCCGGCTCGACGCTGATCCTGGCCACGGCCGATCCGTCGAACATCTTCGCGATCGACGACATCAAGTTCCTTACCGGGTACAACGTCGAAGTCGTCGTCGCGTCCGAAGAGCAGATCAAACGGGCCATCGATCGGCACTACGACAAGACTGCCAGCATCGACGACATCATGGGCGACTTCGACGACTCGGATGTCGAGGTGCTCTCCGAGGACGACGATGTCGATGTCCTCGAGCTCGCCAAGGAATCCGAGGACGCGCCCGTCGTCAAGCTCGTGAACCTGATCCTCACCGACGCCATCAAGAAGGGTGCGTCGGATATCCACATCGAGCCCTATGAGAAGGCTTTCCGGGTTCGCTACCGCATCGACGGTGTGCTCTACGAAAGCATGACGCCGCCCATGAAGCTGCGGAACGCGATCACCTCACGCCTGAAGATCATGGCCGAGCTCGATATCGCCGAGCGGCGTCTTCCCCAGGATGGACGCATCAAGCTGAAGCTCGGGCGGGGCAAGGAGATGGACTATCGCGTCTCCGTCCTTCCGACCCTCTTCGGTGAGAAGACCGTGCTTCGGCTTCTGGACAAATCGAACCTGCAGCTCGACATGACCAAGCTGGGCTTCGAAACAGAACAACTCGATGTCTTCAAGGAAGCGATTCACCAGCCATTCGGAATGGTACTGGTCACCGGCCCGACCGGTTCGGGTAAGACGACCACCCTGTATTCCGCGCTCTCGGAACTGAACCAGAGCTCGGAGAACATCTCCACTGCAGAGGATCCGGTCGAGTTCAACCTCTCCGGCATCAACCAGGTCCAGATGCATGAGGACATCGGTCTCAACTTCGCGGCCTCGCTGCGTTCGTTCCTTCGCCAGGACCCGGACATCATCATGGTCGGTGAGATCCGGGATTTCGAGACCGCAGAGATCGCGGTCAAGGCGGCACTCACCGGTCACATGGTGCTCTCGACCCTGCATACCAACGACGCGCCTTCGACCGTGAATCGCCTGCTCAACATGGGCATCGAGCCGTTCCTGGTCGCTTCTTCCGTGAACGCGATCGTCGCCCAGCGTCTTGCCCGGCGGATCTGCGTCGAGTGCAGCGAGCCCGATCCCGACGTGAATGCCGAGGCCCTGATGGAAGCCGGGATGGAGGAGGACGAGGCGAATTCCACCACCGCCAACAAAGGCCGAGGGTGTCACGTCTGCTCGGATACGGGTTTCAAGGGGCGGATCGCCCTCTATGAAGTCATGCGCATCGGCGAAGAGCTGAAGGAATTCATCTTGAACGGTGCCTCGACGACCGAACTCAAACGAGAGGCGATTCGCCTCGAGATGCTGACCTTGCGACGGAGTGCCTTGAACATGGTCAAAGAGGGCACGACGACCCTCCCCGAGGTCTATCGGGTCTCGGCTGCGGATTTCTAG
- a CDS encoding flippase-like domain-containing protein — MSDSNPSTGAARRRWADPRLWVGFAITAAALVFAFRGVDFPVLVAEMARVDLAWLLLPSAVGYVLCTWSRALRWRHLLRAFGEIETGTLFRATAVGYMANNLFPFRLGELARSWFLARETGMSGAAIFGSVIVERVIDAIGLLGLAAIVLGSQGAEASGLDGRQALVALSIVASVPLLGVIALRQAPDFFIGLVRWGLGWAPQGLTDRICGLLDQIAHGLRGMRNGKDLFWVLFHSVTFWVLINIIPYYAALRAFGIDLGGLWPDLQASWTLMVWVGAAVALPSAPGFAGTYHAACRAALVPLGVSEELALALGTLAHALFWVSLTALGLAVLRFRGTRLDEAMAGAEGGDDTAPAGGAPE; from the coding sequence ATGAGCGATTCCAACCCGTCCACCGGTGCCGCCCGACGGCGCTGGGCCGATCCCCGCTTGTGGGTCGGTTTCGCGATCACCGCTGCGGCTCTGGTCTTCGCTTTTCGGGGCGTCGATTTCCCGGTACTTGTGGCGGAAATGGCCCGGGTGGATCTCGCCTGGCTGCTGCTGCCCTCGGCCGTCGGCTATGTGCTCTGCACCTGGAGCCGGGCGTTGCGCTGGCGCCATCTGCTTCGCGCCTTCGGCGAGATCGAGACCGGCACGCTCTTTCGTGCCACCGCCGTCGGCTACATGGCGAACAACCTGTTCCCATTTCGGCTGGGCGAGTTGGCTCGTTCGTGGTTTCTCGCCCGAGAGACGGGCATGTCCGGCGCGGCGATCTTCGGCAGCGTGATCGTCGAGCGCGTGATCGACGCCATCGGTTTGTTGGGGCTCGCGGCGATCGTGTTGGGCAGCCAGGGTGCCGAGGCGTCCGGTCTGGACGGCCGCCAGGCGCTGGTCGCTCTCTCCATCGTGGCCTCCGTGCCCCTGTTGGGCGTCATTGCCCTGCGTCAGGCCCCGGATTTCTTCATCGGTCTGGTCCGCTGGGGGCTTGGCTGGGCTCCGCAGGGGCTCACCGATCGGATCTGTGGGCTACTCGACCAGATTGCGCACGGGCTCCGGGGAATGCGCAACGGCAAGGACCTCTTCTGGGTCTTGTTCCACTCGGTGACTTTCTGGGTCCTGATCAACATCATTCCTTACTACGCCGCGCTCCGGGCCTTTGGCATCGATCTCGGGGGGCTGTGGCCGGATCTCCAGGCCAGCTGGACACTGATGGTCTGGGTGGGCGCAGCCGTGGCCCTGCCTTCGGCCCCGGGCTTCGCCGGCACGTATCACGCGGCTTGCCGGGCGGCCCTCGTTCCCCTCGGGGTCTCCGAGGAGCTCGCGCTGGCTCTTGGCACCCTGGCCCACGCGCTCTTCTGGGTGAGCCTGACGGCTCTGGGCCTCGCTGTACTCCGCTTCCGCGGTACGCGGCTAGACGAGGCGATGGCTGGCGCCGAAGGTGGCGATGACACGGCCCCCGCGGGTGGCGCCCCGGAGTAA